Sequence from the Elusimicrobiaceae bacterium genome:
GGCTATATGGAAGGGGTGAAGAGTTTTTCGGGGTATATGAAGGATCGGTCGGGCAGACAAATCGCGTTTTCCTTTATCGCCAACAATTTTTCCACGGATTCCAGACAGCTCGCCGCTATTGCCGTGCAGCTGCTCAACGCCTGCTACTGACACCTGTAACGGCGGGCCCGGAAGGGGCCCGCCGCCAGACACCTTATGCGGTTTAGAAAGCCAGCCCGGCGCGCGCATACAGCGTGCGGCCCGGAGCGGGCGCGCCATAATCGGTAAAATAATTCCTGTCCAGCAGATTGGTTCCGCCCGCGCGCAGCAATAAATCCGCGGTGACGTGATAGGAAATATTCGCGTCAACGGTGCAGAACCCGCCCAGCGTCACCCAGCCGCCCGCCGCATCCTGAACATACCGGCTGGAAAATGCGGACAGCTTTGCGAATAACTCGAATTTACCGTTAATTTTCCACAGATCGCTGGCGTAAAACCGGTGCGCCGGGCGATCGCGCAGTTTGTCGGACTCTGCGCCCGGAGTGGTGTTTCGAGCGTGAAGGTAAGTATAGCCGATATCGGTTTCATTCGAACCCGGAAGCGCGCTTTTAACCGACATCTCCACCCCCTTGAATTCGGCTTTGCCGATATTCTGCATCTGGCTCGCGCTGGAACTGAGAACAACCGAGTCAATCAGGTCGCGCACGGGGTTATAAAACACCGACGCCTCAACTGCGGTCTTTAAGCCCGGCGCAAACAGCCGCGCGCCCGCTTCGTAGTTATGCGAAACCTCCTTCTGCAGGTTCGGATTCGGAATTTTGGTGTCAATATAACCTGAATACAGTTCCTTGAGAGTGGGAAAGCGGCTTTTGATACCGGCGCTGGCGTAAAATTCGGTATCTTCATCCAGCGAGTATTTCACACCAGCCTGGGGATTGAAAGCGGTATCGCTGCCGCGCACAAATCCGCCGTTGGAATAAAGCGGATCCTGAATATCGCAGCTTGCACCGATAAGCGCGGTCAGGCCGTTGTGCGGTTTCCAGTTGTTTTCCAGCCCCAGCGAAAGGGTCTGAGCCTCGTAACGTTCCCATGCCGCACCCGCAGTGTCCTGAGAGCGGTGGATATCCTTTTTATAGGAAAACGCGGCGCCCAGCTCGGTCAGGCCGTCGAGCAGAGTGACACTTGGAACAATGCCGCCGCCCCAGGAATAATCGTCATAAGTGGAATGGAAGGCTTTCCTTGTGTTCTGGGTGGTGTAGGTGGCGTTATCATAAGAGTCGAGCACGTTATAGTAGCTGTCGTAATAAAACCGGCTGCCGACATTAACCATGCCAAACGAGGAACTCCCCACCGCATAGTAGGTATTCTTCTTCCATTCGCTAAACCGCCAGTAGCGCGGATTATAGAGGTTGGCGGGAACCTGATAGTTCGCGTCAACGCAG
This genomic interval carries:
- a CDS encoding TonB-dependent receptor; the protein is MRLYIPAAAALLLLSQCVSSQEYAAQVPAESGNGLSVPLMQKPVAPPSKSVFELGEIASQSGAAKQSAVYSSAEIGSKELLEDNVKSVSDALLKVTGFSETRTSRGEQSFYLRGASQLQVPVMFDGVPVYVPYGDIIDTNKLPVSNVSKIQVSKGLSSVLNGPNTMGGVVNVITAKPRGKLELFADGSFAGETDRAGSAGAGTRQDRFYAAVSADYADSKGFALSNGFTPAGSQTSSGIRQNSGYIRRNYSGKLGLVPSENHEYAFAVNCVDANYQVPANLYNPRYWRFSEWKKNTYYAVGSSSFGMVNVGSRFYYDSYYNVLDSYDNATYTTQNTRKAFHSTYDDYSWGGGIVPSVTLLDGLTELGAAFSYKKDIHRSQDTAGAAWERYEAQTLSLGLENNWKPHNGLTALIGASCDIQDPLYSNGGFVRGSDTAFNPQAGVKYSLDEDTEFYASAGIKSRFPTLKELYSGYIDTKIPNPNLQKEVSHNYEAGARLFAPGLKTAVEASVFYNPVRDLIDSVVLSSSASQMQNIGKAEFKGVEMSVKSALPGSNETDIGYTYLHARNTTPGAESDKLRDRPAHRFYASDLWKINGKFELFAKLSAFSSRYVQDAAGGWVTLGGFCTVDANISYHVTADLLLRAGGTNLLDRNYFTDYGAPAPGRTLYARAGLAF